From one Acidibrevibacterium fodinaquatile genomic stretch:
- the rnc gene encoding ribonuclease III, with protein sequence MAVRDPLEPAVHQHPLSDDERLAAAAEILGHRFARPELLAEALTHRSALRGRHRMASNERLEFVGDRVLGLLVAEWLAERFAREDEGALGRRLAQLVSGPVLAAIAARLALPAVLAVAPGEARAGVRKRASVLADAMEAVIGALYLDGGLTVARDFVRAAYAPMMAAQGAPPKDAKTALQEWVQARGLPLPAYRVSGRDGPPHAPEFAITVTIAADPPMAGHGRAGTKQAAEQAAAADLLSRLAP encoded by the coding sequence ATGGCCGTTCGAGATCCGCTGGAGCCGGCTGTTCACCAGCATCCATTGAGCGATGACGAGCGCCTGGCGGCGGCGGCTGAGATCCTTGGCCACCGTTTCGCGCGCCCGGAATTGCTGGCCGAAGCGCTGACCCATCGTTCGGCGCTGCGCGGGCGGCATCGCATGGCGTCCAATGAGCGGCTGGAATTCGTCGGCGATCGTGTTCTCGGCCTTTTGGTCGCGGAATGGCTCGCCGAGCGTTTCGCGCGTGAGGACGAGGGGGCGCTCGGGCGGCGTCTCGCCCAACTCGTCTCGGGTCCGGTGCTGGCCGCGATCGCGGCGCGCCTGGCGCTGCCGGCGGTGCTCGCGGTGGCGCCGGGGGAGGCGCGCGCCGGGGTGCGCAAGCGGGCGAGCGTGCTGGCCGATGCGATGGAGGCGGTGATCGGCGCGCTTTATCTCGATGGCGGCCTGACGGTTGCGCGCGATTTCGTCCGCGCCGCTTACGCCCCGATGATGGCAGCGCAAGGCGCGCCCCCCAAGGATGCCAAGACCGCGTTGCAGGAATGGGTGCAGGCGCGCGGCCTGCCGCTGCCGGCCTATCGCGTCAGCGGCCGCGACGGGCCGCCGCATGCCCCGGAATTCGCGATCACCGTCACCATCGCCGCCGATCCGCCGATGGCGGGCCATGGCCGGGCGGGAACCAAGCAGGCGGCCGAGCAAGCCGCCGCCGCCGATCTTTTGAGCCGGCTTGCGCCGTGA
- a CDS encoding GGDEF domain-containing protein — protein sequence MSGDWGDDGADLLTFADRALAAPGWRLTFPPPLEDAFERDTSRDRCRQLASSLLLGVLLYDSFILDDVILNFSHAREMAWVQLGIVTPLGLLFAAYIWREPPKFRREVAAALVTLVAAASVAYFTHIVPAPVRLPVMFGLIVIIAFANTVLHLRFGYALAGSLGTLAIFIAAMRAPPMLGWPIATYTTMLVGAAIVLTLVANHRLERQLRRSYLFGLRERLLGIGLSETNRQLERLSYHDPLTGLPNRRMLAARLAELWDARADAAMAPAPVGVLVIDIDFFKMYNDHYGHPAGDACLRAVATLLRQHMRAGIDLITRYGGEEFLAVLPGLDLDACEGIAERIRTAVAAARLPHQGRGQDGVVTVSIGVAAVSPQLAVNPSDVITRADAALYRAKQAGRNAVRAAPVMSAEGH from the coding sequence ATGAGCGGCGACTGGGGGGATGACGGCGCCGATCTGCTGACATTTGCCGATCGCGCGCTCGCCGCGCCGGGCTGGCGGCTCACCTTCCCGCCGCCGCTGGAAGACGCCTTCGAACGCGATACCAGCCGCGATCGCTGCCGCCAATTGGCCTCGAGCCTGCTGCTCGGGGTCTTGCTCTATGATTCCTTCATCCTCGACGACGTCATTCTGAATTTCAGCCATGCCCGGGAAATGGCTTGGGTGCAGCTTGGGATCGTCACGCCGCTCGGGCTATTGTTCGCGGCTTATATCTGGCGCGAGCCGCCGAAATTCCGGCGTGAAGTCGCCGCCGCCCTGGTAACCCTGGTCGCTGCCGCCAGCGTCGCCTATTTCACCCATATCGTGCCCGCGCCGGTGCGGCTGCCGGTGATGTTCGGCCTGATCGTCATCATTGCCTTCGCCAACACCGTGCTCCATCTCCGCTTCGGCTATGCGCTGGCGGGCTCGCTCGGCACGCTCGCCATTTTCATCGCCGCGATGCGGGCGCCACCGATGCTCGGCTGGCCGATCGCGACCTATACGACGATGCTGGTCGGGGCCGCGATCGTTCTCACCCTGGTCGCCAATCATCGCCTGGAGCGGCAATTGCGCCGGTCCTATCTTTTCGGCCTGCGTGAGCGGCTGCTCGGGATCGGGCTGAGCGAGACCAACCGCCAGCTCGAACGGCTCTCCTATCATGACCCGCTGACCGGTCTCCCCAATCGCCGCATGCTCGCCGCCCGGCTCGCGGAGCTTTGGGATGCGCGTGCGGACGCGGCGATGGCGCCGGCGCCGGTCGGCGTGCTCGTCATCGATATCGATTTTTTCAAAATGTATAACGACCATTACGGCCATCCCGCCGGCGATGCCTGTCTGCGCGCCGTCGCGACGCTGCTGCGCCAGCATATGCGGGCTGGGATCGATCTGATCACCCGCTATGGCGGGGAAGAATTCCTTGCCGTGCTGCCGGGTCTCGATCTCGACGCCTGCGAGGGTATCGCCGAGCGTATCCGGACGGCCGTGGCGGCGGCGCGGCTGCCGCATCAGGGCCGCGGCCAGGATGGCGTGGTCACCGTCAGCATCGGCGTTGCCGCGGTGTCGCCACAGCTCGCGGTCAATCCCAGTGATGTGATCACCCGCGCCGACGCCGCCCTCTATCGCGCCAAGCAGGCGGGGCGGAACGCGGTGCGGGCGGCGCCGGTGATGTCGGCGGAAGGCCACTGA
- the lepB gene encoding signal peptidase I, with amino-acid sequence MAQSKPGGLIDNVKTIVYAALIALGIRTFAYEPFNIPSGSMIPTLLVGDYLFVSKFSYGYSHFSFPLSPPLFSGRIFGRLPERGDVVVFKLPRDTSTDYIKRIIGLPGDRIQMRAGHLYINDTEVPREPDGTYTVTDDGPSMVYKRYIETLPGGVRHEILKASDDGPLDNTQEYLVPPGYVFAMGDNRDNSLDSRVLNAVGFIPVENLVGRAQFLFFSIDAEAPWWEIWEWPFEIRWSRLFTSIH; translated from the coding sequence ATGGCGCAAAGCAAACCCGGCGGCCTGATCGACAACGTCAAGACCATCGTCTATGCCGCGCTGATCGCGCTCGGCATCCGTACCTTCGCCTATGAGCCGTTCAACATTCCCTCAGGCTCGATGATTCCGACGCTGCTGGTCGGGGATTATCTCTTCGTCTCGAAATTCAGCTACGGCTATTCGCATTTCTCCTTCCCGCTATCGCCGCCGCTGTTTTCCGGGCGGATTTTCGGGCGCTTGCCCGAGCGCGGCGATGTCGTCGTCTTCAAGCTGCCGCGTGACACCTCGACCGATTACATCAAGCGCATCATCGGTCTGCCCGGGGACCGCATCCAAATGCGCGCGGGGCACCTCTATATCAACGACACCGAGGTGCCACGCGAGCCGGACGGCACCTATACCGTCACCGATGATGGGCCGAGCATGGTCTATAAGCGCTATATCGAGACGCTGCCCGGTGGTGTGCGCCATGAAATCCTCAAAGCCTCCGATGATGGGCCGCTCGACAACACCCAGGAATATCTGGTGCCGCCGGGCTATGTCTTCGCGATGGGGGATAACCGCGACAACAGCCTCGACAGCCGGGTCTTGAACGCGGTCGGCTTCATTCCGGTCGAAAATCTGGTCGGGCGGGCGCAATTCCTGTTCTTCTCGATCGATGCCGAGGCGCCGTGGTGGGAGATTTGGGAATGGCCGTTCGAGATCCGCTGGAGCCGGCTGTTCACCAGCATCCATTGA
- a CDS encoding RelA/SpoT family protein, producing MAGYRGGSIIPAFPRLPEGGFSQPFAQLPGHARLSPVEELIRRVTRYAPKADGALIAAAYDFASAAHAEQRRDNGDPYITHPLAVATILAGYKLDTASLCTALLHDTIEDTKATLAEIGSRFGADVAGLVDGVTKLTRLELQSDRTKQAENFRKLVLAISKDIRVLLVKLADRLHNMRTLHFVRDPARRERIARETMEIYAPLAERIGMDQVKTELQTLAFAQIEPAAYETIQARLNFLRGQGADVIEEVRRELRSICEAAGVPVLEVTGREKSPFSIWEKMQRRKVSFEQLSDIMAFRIVVPTREACYAALGAVHAAYPVIAGRFKDYISTPKSNLYQSLHTGVTLRHPRNQKIEVQIRTRAMHEIAENGVATHWAYKAAGSAEPANLKEVQQFRWVQDLLEILEDSAAPDEFLENTKLELYEDQVFCFTPKGKLIPLPRGATAVDFAYAVHSQVGDTCVGAKVNGRLVPLRYQLQNGDQVEIMTARGGTPSPQWERFCVTGKARARIRRFVHQQQRQQNRDEGHAMLVRAFRQEGVDGSEKTLETTLKALKQASLEDLFIAVGAGAIGPKEVVHAAYPQLREASRPPRMVPSLADRAPRHTSAAADPGMAITGLIAGMAVHFAGCCHPLPGEPIVGIIATGKGVTIHTKTCQTLEQFAATPERFIDVDWDLAALGRDKSGMHIGRISVITGSEPAAMNNLLNAIVKQDGKVVTLHTVNRQQDFCEFLVDVEVRDLRHLSHVIAGLRAIQGISEVERARA from the coding sequence GTGGCAGGGTATCGCGGCGGTAGCATCATCCCGGCGTTCCCGCGCCTCCCGGAAGGCGGCTTTTCGCAACCTTTTGCCCAACTCCCTGGCCATGCGCGGCTGTCCCCGGTCGAGGAACTGATCCGCCGCGTCACCCGCTATGCCCCCAAAGCCGATGGCGCGCTGATCGCCGCCGCCTATGACTTCGCGAGCGCCGCCCATGCCGAGCAGCGCCGCGACAATGGCGATCCTTACATCACCCACCCGCTAGCGGTCGCGACCATTCTCGCCGGCTATAAGCTCGATACCGCGAGCCTCTGCACCGCCCTGCTGCACGACACGATCGAGGACACCAAGGCGACGCTCGCCGAGATCGGCAGCCGTTTCGGCGCCGATGTCGCCGGTCTCGTCGACGGCGTGACCAAGCTCACCCGGCTCGAACTGCAATCGGACCGCACCAAGCAGGCGGAGAATTTCCGCAAGCTGGTGCTCGCGATCAGCAAGGATATCCGGGTCCTTCTGGTCAAGCTCGCCGACCGGCTGCACAATATGCGCACCCTCCATTTCGTGCGCGACCCCGCCCGGCGCGAGCGCATCGCCCGCGAGACGATGGAAATCTATGCCCCGCTCGCCGAGCGGATCGGCATGGATCAGGTCAAGACCGAGCTGCAAACCCTCGCCTTCGCTCAGATCGAGCCTGCCGCCTATGAAACCATCCAGGCCCGGCTCAATTTCCTCCGCGGCCAGGGGGCCGACGTCATCGAGGAGGTGCGGCGCGAATTGCGCAGCATTTGCGAGGCCGCCGGCGTTCCCGTGCTCGAGGTCACCGGGCGCGAGAAATCGCCGTTCTCGATCTGGGAGAAGATGCAGCGCCGCAAGGTGAGCTTCGAGCAGCTTTCCGACATCATGGCGTTCCGCATCGTGGTGCCGACACGCGAAGCTTGCTACGCCGCGCTTGGCGCCGTCCATGCCGCCTATCCGGTGATCGCCGGGCGCTTCAAGGATTATATTTCCACCCCGAAATCGAACCTTTATCAGAGCCTCCATACCGGCGTCACGCTGCGCCACCCGCGCAACCAGAAGATCGAGGTGCAGATCCGCACCCGCGCGATGCACGAGATCGCCGAAAACGGTGTTGCGACCCATTGGGCCTACAAAGCCGCCGGCAGCGCCGAGCCCGCCAATCTCAAAGAGGTGCAGCAATTCCGCTGGGTTCAGGATCTGCTCGAAATCCTCGAGGATTCCGCCGCACCCGACGAGTTCCTGGAAAACACCAAGCTCGAACTCTATGAAGATCAGGTCTTCTGCTTCACCCCGAAGGGCAAGCTGATCCCGCTGCCGCGCGGGGCGACGGCGGTGGATTTCGCCTATGCCGTCCATAGCCAGGTCGGCGATACCTGCGTCGGCGCCAAGGTGAACGGGCGGTTGGTGCCGCTCCGCTATCAGCTTCAGAACGGCGACCAGGTCGAGATCATGACCGCGCGCGGCGGCACGCCGTCGCCGCAATGGGAGCGCTTCTGCGTCACCGGCAAGGCGCGGGCGCGCATCCGCCGCTTCGTCCATCAGCAGCAGCGCCAGCAGAACCGGGATGAGGGCCACGCCATGCTGGTTCGCGCCTTCCGCCAGGAAGGGGTGGACGGCAGCGAGAAAACCCTCGAGACCACGCTCAAAGCCTTAAAGCAGGCCAGCCTCGAGGATCTTTTCATCGCCGTCGGCGCCGGCGCGATCGGGCCAAAGGAAGTCGTCCACGCCGCCTATCCGCAATTGCGCGAGGCCTCGCGCCCGCCGCGCATGGTTCCGAGCCTTGCCGACCGCGCGCCGCGCCATACCAGCGCCGCCGCCGATCCGGGCATGGCGATCACCGGCCTCATTGCCGGCATGGCGGTGCATTTCGCTGGCTGCTGTCATCCGCTGCCGGGCGAACCGATCGTCGGCATCATCGCCACCGGCAAGGGGGTCACGATCCACACCAAGACCTGCCAGACGCTCGAGCAATTCGCCGCGACCCCTGAGCGCTTCATCGATGTCGACTGGGACCTCGCTGCCCTCGGGCGCGACAAATCCGGCATGCATATCGGGCGCATCAGCGTGATTACCGGCAGCGAACCGGCGGCCATGAACAATCTTCTCAATGCCATCGTCAAACAGGACGGCAAGGTCGTTACTCTCCACACCGTCAATCGCCAGCAGGATTTTTGCGAGTTCCTGGTCGATGTCGAGGTGCGCGATCTCCGCCATCTCTCGCATGTCATCGCTGGCCTGCGGGCAATCCAGGGGATCTCCGAGGTGGAGCGCGCGCGGGCGTGA
- a CDS encoding Vgb family protein — protein sequence MRRKALLAAAIVLAVAASSEAKAGEDLYVTNYNGNTIGEYDAATGAAINTSLVSGLSGPVGIAVSGADLFVANSTAGTIGEYNASTGAAINASLISGLNSPEGLAVSGSDIFVANLLGGTIGEYNATTGAAINASLVSGLSFPYGLAVSGPDLFVVNAAAGTIGEYATSGNTVNGTLVSGLSFPNGVAVSGSDLFVANFSADAFGEYSTVNGSATNASLISGQLGPFGVAVSGSNLFVTNVGANTIGEYNLSTGAMDSSFVSGLNGPAFIAIANPSSSVPEPASLSLLAAGALGLAAFRRRARG from the coding sequence ATGCGCCGAAAAGCACTTCTTGCCGCCGCCATCGTGCTGGCGGTGGCGGCCTCGTCCGAGGCGAAGGCCGGGGAGGATCTTTATGTTACCAACTATAACGGCAACACGATCGGGGAATACGATGCCGCAACCGGGGCGGCGATCAACACATCCCTAGTCTCCGGGCTGAGCGGCCCGGTCGGCATCGCGGTGTCAGGAGCGGATCTTTTCGTCGCCAATTCCACCGCCGGGACGATCGGGGAGTACAACGCTAGCACCGGGGCGGCGATCAACGCATCCCTGATCTCGGGGCTGAACTCCCCGGAGGGCCTCGCGGTGTCGGGATCGGACATCTTCGTCGCCAATCTCCTTGGCGGCACGATCGGGGAATACAATGCCACTACCGGGGCGGCGATTAACGCTTCCCTGGTCTCGGGGCTGAGCTTCCCGTACGGCCTCGCGGTGTCGGGACCGGACCTCTTCGTCGTCAACGCCGCCGCCGGCACGATCGGGGAATACGCTACCTCCGGGAACACGGTGAACGGTACCCTGGTCTCAGGGCTGAGCTTCCCGAACGGCGTCGCGGTGTCGGGATCGGACCTCTTCGTCGCCAATTTCAGCGCCGACGCGTTCGGGGAATATAGTACCGTGAACGGGTCGGCGACCAATGCTTCCCTGATCTCGGGGCAGCTCGGGCCGTTCGGCGTCGCTGTGTCGGGATCAAACCTCTTCGTTACCAATGTCGGCGCCAACACGATCGGGGAATACAATCTCAGCACCGGGGCGATGGACTCGTCGTTCGTCTCCGGACTGAATGGGCCGGCATTCATCGCCATCGCCAATCCGTCCTCCTCCGTTCCCGAGCCAGCCAGCCTCTCACTCCTCG
- the era gene encoding GTPase Era, translating into MTSRCGYAAIVGAPNAGKSTLLNRLAGAKLSIVTPKAQTTRFRVLGIVQEGAAQILLVDTPGIFAPRRRLDRLMVDAAWSGAADADIVLLLVDARAGLTEGVRAIAAGLAEAAKKRRCWLVLNKVDLVAAPQLLPLTAALTDVLACEQVFMISAATGDGVPALRAALADAMPAGPHLYPDDDLTDLPDRLLAAEIVREQIFLQTSDEIPYAVTVETESFRTLAGGAVRIEAVIYVARAGQKAILIGEQGRRIRAIGSRARAELIALWEKPVHLFLHVKERPGWDEETARLRALGLE; encoded by the coding sequence ATGACCTCGCGCTGCGGCTATGCCGCGATCGTCGGCGCCCCGAACGCCGGCAAATCGACGTTGCTCAACCGCCTCGCCGGGGCCAAGCTCTCGATCGTCACGCCGAAAGCGCAGACGACGCGCTTTCGGGTCCTCGGCATCGTGCAAGAGGGTGCGGCGCAGATCCTGCTCGTCGATACCCCCGGGATTTTCGCGCCGCGCCGGCGCCTTGACCGGCTGATGGTGGACGCAGCCTGGAGCGGGGCGGCGGACGCCGATATCGTGCTGCTCTTGGTCGATGCCCGCGCCGGTCTCACCGAGGGTGTGCGCGCCATCGCGGCGGGGCTGGCTGAAGCGGCGAAAAAGCGGCGCTGCTGGCTGGTGCTGAATAAGGTCGATCTCGTCGCCGCACCGCAATTATTGCCGCTGACGGCGGCGCTGACCGATGTGCTCGCCTGCGAGCAGGTGTTCATGATCTCGGCCGCGACCGGCGATGGTGTCCCCGCATTGCGCGCCGCCCTCGCGGACGCGATGCCGGCCGGGCCGCATCTCTATCCCGATGACGATCTCACCGATCTCCCGGACCGGCTGCTTGCCGCGGAAATCGTGCGTGAGCAGATTTTTCTTCAGACCTCAGACGAAATCCCCTATGCGGTAACCGTCGAGACCGAGAGTTTCCGCACCCTCGCCGGCGGCGCCGTGCGGATCGAGGCGGTGATCTATGTCGCGCGCGCCGGCCAGAAAGCGATCCTGATCGGCGAGCAGGGAAGGCGCATCCGTGCCATCGGCAGCCGCGCCCGCGCCGAATTGATCGCGCTTTGGGAGAAGCCGGTGCATCTTTTCCTGCATGTCAAGGAGCGGCCCGGTTGGGACGAGGAAACGGCGCGGCTGCGCGCGCTCGGCCTGGAATAG
- a CDS encoding pyridoxal-phosphate-dependent aminotransferase family protein, producing MISPRGRHFFANPGPTNIPDSVLLATAHASVDFNDPAFFAVYEAGRAGLQRVLRQDSGELFLYTASGHGAWDATLVNLFSPGDRLLMIASGYFSDSWAAMAARLGLTVETVAADWRRGADIAAVEKALRADAKGTIRAVCAVHNETSTGLVLPLPAIRAAIDAARHPALFLVDTISSLGSFDFRMSEWGIDAVVGGSQKGLMLPAGLSFTAVSERGMAAHREAGLARGYFDWTAMLSRPHKSFMGTVPVTFFYGLREALRLLEEEGLENVFARHHRLAGGVRAAVRAWAGNHGPELYGITPERLSDSVTTILMPEGFDAEAVRAIARERFNVSLGGGLGALGGKVFRIGHLGDLNEAMVMGTLAAVDMSLTRAGVPHGGGALDAAMASFAE from the coding sequence ATGATTTCCCCCCGTGGCCGCCATTTCTTCGCCAATCCCGGCCCGACCAACATCCCCGACAGCGTTCTCTTGGCGACCGCGCATGCTTCGGTCGATTTCAACGATCCGGCGTTTTTTGCCGTCTATGAGGCGGGGCGCGCCGGCTTGCAGCGCGTCTTACGCCAAGACAGCGGCGAATTGTTCCTCTATACCGCCTCGGGCCACGGCGCTTGGGACGCGACGCTGGTCAATCTCTTCTCGCCCGGCGACCGGCTGCTGATGATCGCCTCCGGCTATTTTTCGGACAGTTGGGCGGCGATGGCGGCGCGCCTTGGCCTCACCGTCGAGACCGTTGCCGCTGACTGGCGGCGCGGCGCCGATATCGCGGCGGTCGAAAAAGCCCTCCGCGCCGATGCCAAGGGCACGATCCGCGCCGTCTGCGCCGTCCATAACGAGACCTCGACCGGGCTCGTTTTGCCGCTGCCGGCAATCCGCGCCGCGATCGATGCCGCCCGCCATCCGGCGCTGTTCCTCGTCGACACCATTTCCTCGCTCGGCAGTTTCGATTTCCGCATGAGCGAATGGGGGATCGATGCCGTGGTCGGCGGCAGCCAGAAGGGGCTGATGCTGCCCGCCGGCTTGAGCTTCACCGCGGTCTCCGAGCGCGGCATGGCGGCGCATCGCGAGGCGGGGCTCGCGCGCGGCTATTTCGACTGGACGGCCATGCTGTCGCGCCCGCACAAGAGCTTCATGGGCACGGTTCCGGTGACGTTCTTTTATGGTCTGCGCGAAGCCCTCCGCCTGCTCGAGGAGGAGGGGCTAGAGAACGTCTTTGCCCGCCATCATCGCCTCGCAGGCGGGGTGCGCGCTGCGGTCCGCGCCTGGGCGGGCAATCACGGCCCCGAGCTTTATGGCATCACTCCGGAGCGGCTCTCTGATTCCGTCACCACCATCCTGATGCCGGAAGGGTTCGACGCCGAGGCGGTGCGCGCCATCGCCCGTGAGCGTTTCAATGTCTCGCTCGGCGGCGGCCTTGGCGCGCTCGGCGGCAAGGTTTTCCGCATCGGCCATCTCGGCGACCTCAACGAGGCGATGGTGATGGGCACCCTCGCCGCAGTCGACATGAGCCTCACGCGCGCCGGCGTCCCGCATGGCGGCGGGGCTCTCGATGCCGCCATGGCGTCATTCGCGGAATGA
- the acpS gene encoding holo-ACP synthase — protein MILGLGTDLCDIRRIEAVLARHGERFLRRVFTETERRRAARRAPALAAGTFAKRFAAKEACAKALGTGFRAGVFMADLGVVNLPSGQPTLALTGGAAARLAALTPPGMQAKIALSMTDEYPYAFAQVIISADPVA, from the coding sequence GTGATCCTCGGCCTCGGCACCGATCTCTGCGACATCAGGCGCATCGAGGCGGTGCTGGCGCGCCATGGCGAGCGTTTTCTGCGCCGCGTCTTCACCGAGACCGAGCGCCGGCGCGCCGCCCGCCGCGCCCCGGCGCTCGCCGCCGGCACCTTCGCCAAGCGCTTCGCCGCCAAGGAGGCCTGCGCCAAGGCGCTCGGCACCGGGTTTCGCGCCGGCGTCTTCATGGCCGATCTCGGCGTCGTCAATCTTCCCTCCGGCCAGCCGACGCTGGCGCTGACCGGTGGTGCCGCGGCGCGGCTCGCGGCCCTCACCCCCCCGGGAATGCAGGCTAAGATCGCGCTTTCCATGACCGACGAATACCCCTACGCCTTCGCCCAGGTGATCATTTCCGCAGACCCCGTGGCCTGA